Proteins encoded by one window of Candidatus Endowatersipora endosymbiont of Watersipora subatra:
- the glpX gene encoding class II fructose-bisphosphatase, whose translation MSSDQTISSKLDRMLTLEMARVVESTAVAAAYKRGKGNEEDADQVAVDAMRRELNSVPISGRVVIGEGERDKAPMLYIGETVGLGGKEVDIALDPLEGTRVCAKNQPNALAVIALAERGNLLYAPDVYMAKIAVGPGYPKGIINLDASATDNLNAVAKVKNCPVSELSICVMDRPRHRQLIEEIRSANASVFLIGDGDVAGIIHTTDLQKKGIDLYMGIGGAPEGVLAAAALRCIGGQMQGRLLLDTTEKRSRAECMGIIDIEKVYSIEEMAKGDVLFAATGVTDGRMLKGVEFTEDGILTQTLVMSSSTRTVRWINSRHEYTSKSK comes from the coding sequence ATGTCTTCAGATCAAACAATTTCCAGTAAACTGGATCGTATGCTAACTCTGGAAATGGCCAGAGTAGTTGAATCTACTGCTGTTGCTGCAGCCTATAAACGAGGCAAAGGAAATGAAGAGGATGCTGATCAAGTAGCTGTTGACGCCATGCGACGAGAGTTAAACAGTGTTCCTATTAGTGGCCGTGTGGTTATTGGAGAAGGGGAACGTGATAAAGCTCCTATGCTTTATATAGGTGAAACAGTTGGATTGGGTGGAAAAGAGGTTGATATTGCACTTGATCCGCTAGAGGGAACAAGGGTTTGTGCTAAAAATCAACCGAATGCACTTGCCGTTATTGCTCTCGCTGAGCGTGGTAATTTGCTCTATGCACCCGATGTCTATATGGCCAAAATAGCCGTTGGTCCAGGATATCCGAAAGGTATTATCAATCTTGATGCCTCAGCAACAGATAACCTCAATGCCGTAGCAAAGGTAAAGAATTGTCCAGTATCCGAATTGTCTATCTGTGTAATGGATCGCCCAAGACACAGACAATTAATTGAAGAAATTCGTTCAGCTAATGCATCTGTTTTTTTGATTGGTGATGGTGATGTTGCAGGTATTATTCATACGACTGATCTTCAAAAAAAAGGGATTGATCTCTATATGGGTATTGGCGGAGCCCCTGAAGGGGTCTTGGCTGCTGCGGCCTTGCGCTGCATCGGTGGACAGATGCAAGGTCGTCTCCTTCTTGACACTACAGAAAAAAGGTCACGTGCTGAGTGTATGGGCATTATCGATATAGAAAAGGTTTATTCGATTGAAGAGATGGCAAAAGGTGATGTACTATTTGCTGCAACTGGCGTGACAGATGGCAGAATGCTCAAGGGAGTCGAGTTTACTGAAGATGGTATTTTGACCCAAACTCTCGTCATGAGCTCATCGACGAGAACAGTTCGTTGGATCAATTCACGACATGAATACACCTCAAAATCTAAATAG
- the rnd gene encoding ribonuclease D, with amino-acid sequence MVTNTDELASICDEFSNHPYVTIDIEFLRETTFWPILCLIQMASSNEAVIIDPMEKRLSLEPFFKLMVNKRVVKVFHGARQDIEIIYHQGDLIPTPLFDTQIAAMVCGYGDSIAYNQLVSKITNIEIDKSSRITDWFQRPLSQKQLDYALADVTYLRQIYESLKDDLEKNQREDWIEEEIAILKSPKTYDLPIEQAWTRLKMRVHNPLDFAIMKQVAAWREREARQRNIPRRQVIPDKAIYEIAQKHPQNKNDLTRLRAVSKWVEQSQRSCPDSLDRLLKAIIDAEEICHGKGLEFRLPSRPTGRKGAETELLRLLLKIVSEASGVASKLIATMDDLEKIAEKEDANVAALSGWRYEIFGKSALELKRGEISIGFEDQKIKIMKLG; translated from the coding sequence ATGGTTACAAATACAGATGAACTTGCCTCCATCTGTGATGAATTTAGCAATCATCCTTATGTAACCATCGATATAGAATTTTTAAGAGAGACAACATTTTGGCCTATCCTTTGCCTCATCCAAATGGCAAGTTCAAACGAAGCCGTAATTATAGATCCAATGGAAAAGAGACTGTCACTCGAACCATTTTTTAAACTCATGGTCAACAAGAGAGTCGTTAAAGTTTTTCACGGTGCTCGGCAAGATATCGAAATCATCTATCATCAAGGAGACCTCATACCAACTCCTCTTTTTGATACACAGATAGCCGCTATGGTTTGCGGTTATGGGGATTCGATTGCTTACAATCAGCTCGTTTCAAAAATTACGAACATAGAGATCGATAAATCTTCTCGGATTACTGATTGGTTTCAGCGTCCCCTCTCACAGAAGCAATTAGACTATGCATTGGCAGATGTCACATACTTACGACAGATTTACGAAAGTTTGAAAGATGATCTTGAGAAAAACCAGAGAGAAGACTGGATTGAGGAAGAAATAGCGATTCTGAAATCACCGAAGACGTACGACTTACCAATCGAACAAGCTTGGACCCGTTTGAAAATGCGTGTTCATAACCCTCTAGACTTTGCTATCATGAAGCAGGTTGCGGCCTGGCGAGAAAGAGAAGCCCGTCAGCGTAATATTCCTCGGCGACAAGTGATCCCAGATAAAGCAATTTACGAAATTGCACAGAAACATCCCCAAAATAAGAACGATTTAACTCGATTAAGAGCGGTTTCCAAATGGGTTGAGCAATCTCAACGTTCATGTCCAGATAGCCTGGATAGGCTGCTTAAAGCTATTATAGATGCAGAAGAAATATGTCATGGAAAAGGGCTTGAATTTCGTCTTCCATCCAGACCAACAGGAAGAAAAGGGGCTGAGACCGAATTACTTAGACTGCTCTTGAAGATTGTTTCAGAGGCCAGTGGAGTGGCCAGTAAACTTATAGCTACGATGGATGACTTAGAAAAGATAGCAGAAAAAGAAGATGCTAACGTAGCCGCTTTGTCGGGATGGCGCTATGAAATTTTTGGAAAATCAGCCCTTGAACTCAAACGTGGGGAAATATCAATTGGGTTTGAAGACCAGAAGATCAAAATCATGAAGCTTGGTTAG